In Neofelis nebulosa isolate mNeoNeb1 chromosome 7, mNeoNeb1.pri, whole genome shotgun sequence, the following proteins share a genomic window:
- the LPCAT4 gene encoding lysophospholipid acyltransferase LPCAT4 isoform X2, whose product MSQGSPGDWAPLDPTPGPPTPPNPFVHELHLSRLQRVKFCLLGALLAPIRVLLAFIVLFLLWPFAWLQVAGLTEEQLQEPITGWRKTVCHNGVLGLSRLLFFLLGFLRIRVRGQRASRLQAPVLVAAPHSTFFDPIVLLPCDLPKVVSRAENLSVPVIGALLRFNQAILVSRHDPASRRRVVEEVRRRATSGGKWPQVLFFPEGTCSNKKALLKFKPGAFIAGVPVQPVLIRYPNSLDTTSWAWRGPGVLKVLWLTASQPCSIVDVEFLPVYHPSPEESRNPTLYANNVQRVMAQALGIPATECEFVGSLPVIVVGRLKVALEPQLWELGKVLRKAGLSPGHVDAGAEPGRSRMISQEEFARQLQLSDPQTVAGAFNYFQQDAKGLVDFRDVALALAALDGGRSLEELTRLAFELFAEEQVEAPDRLLYQDGFSTILHLLLGSPRPAAATLHAELCRGGPHQGLSLCQFQDFSLHDPLHGKLFSTYLRPSQKPHASSPGTPTALANGTVQAPKQKGD is encoded by the exons ATGAGCCAGGGAAGTCCGGGGGACTGGGCCCCCCTCGACCCTACCCCGGGACCCCCGACGCCCCCCAACCCCTTCGTGCATGAGTTACATCTCTCCCGCCTCCAGAGGGTTAAG TTCTGCCTCCTGGGGGCACTGCTGGCCCCCATCCGAGTGCTTCTAGCCTTTATcgtcctctttctcctctggccCTTTGCCTGGCTGCAAGTAGCTGGTCTCACCGAGGAGCAGCTTCAGGAACCAATTACAGGATGGCGGAA GACCGTGTGCCACAATGGGGTGCTGGGTCTCAGCCGCCTGCTCTTTTTCCTGCTGGGCTTCCTTCGAATTCGAGTTCGGGGCCAGCGGGCCTCTCGCCTTCAAGCCCCCGTCCTTGTTGCCGCTCCCCACTCTACTTTCTTCGACCCCATTGTCCTGCTGCCCTGTGACCTGCCCAAGGTTGTGTCCCGTGCTGAGAACCTTTCTGTGCCTGTCATTGGAG CCCTTCTTCGCTTCAACCAAGCCATCCTAGTATCCCGGCACGACCCGGCTTCTCGGCGCAGAGTAGTGGAGGAGGTCCGAAGGCGGGCTACCTCAGGAGGCAAGTGGCCCCAG gtacTATTCTTTCCTGAGGGCACCTGTTCCAACAAGAAGGCTTTGCTTAAATTCAAACCAG GAGCCTTCATCGCAGGGGTTCCTGTGCAACCTGTCCTCATCCGATACCCCAACAGTCTG GACACCACCAGCTGGGCATGGAGGGGCCCTGGAGT ACTTAAAGTCCTCTGGCTCACAGCCTCTCAGCCCTGCAGCATCGTGGACGTGGAG TTCCTCCCTGTGTACCACCCCAGCCCAGAGGAGAGCAGGAATCCCACCCTCTATGCCAACAATGTCCAGAGGGTTATGGCACA GGCCCTGGGCATTCCAGCCACTGAGTGTGAGTTTGTAGGGAGCTTGCCTGTGATCGTGGTGGGCCGGCTGAAGGTAGCACTGGAGCCACAGCTCTGGGAACTGGGAAAGGTGCTTCGGAAGGCTGG GCTGTCCCCTGGCCATGTGGACGCTGGGGCAGAGCCAGGCCGGAGTCGAATGATCAGCCAGGAGGAGTTTGCCAGGCAGCTACAGCTCTCTGACCCCCAGACGGTGGCTGGAGCCTTTAACTACTTTCAGCAG GATGCCAAGGGTTTGGTGGACTTTAGAGATGTGGCCTTGGCACTGGCAGCTCTGGATGGGGGCAGGAGCCTGGAGGAGCTGACTCGCCTGGCCTTTGAG CTCTTTGCCGAGGAGCAAGTAGAAGCACCCGACCGCCTGCTGTACCAAGACGGCTTCAGCACCATCCTGCACCTGCTGCTAGGGTCACCCCGCCCTGCTGCTGCGACTTTGCATGCTGAGCTGTGCCGGGGGGGACCCCACCAGGGCCTCTCCCTCT GTCAGTTCCAGGACTTCTCCCTCCACGATCCGCTCCACGGGAAGCTCTTCAGCACCTACCTGCGCCCCTCCCAGAAACCACATGCCTCatccccaggcacccccactgcTCTGGCCAACGGGACTGTGCAAGCTCCCAAGCAGAAGGGCGACTGA
- the LPCAT4 gene encoding lysophospholipid acyltransferase LPCAT4 isoform X1, with the protein MGRWIARRCGRMDRVRTENCRGPGGRGDGKYWECGLHPAEADELGWRWRLRKAGGGGGGVLSASRRLGIRGKRFLDPEPAPLWPSNTPPPFPLPPPLHCSTSWWGVGRLRKGQATGSGGPHQPRGNWGRVWEGSVQGFCCPHRPKAGSWGSVCLPALSPGQPKESPWLLATPTLRNRAKLLFPPSSSPGGVLFCLLGALLAPIRVLLAFIVLFLLWPFAWLQVAGLTEEQLQEPITGWRKTVCHNGVLGLSRLLFFLLGFLRIRVRGQRASRLQAPVLVAAPHSTFFDPIVLLPCDLPKVVSRAENLSVPVIGALLRFNQAILVSRHDPASRRRVVEEVRRRATSGGKWPQVLFFPEGTCSNKKALLKFKPGAFIAGVPVQPVLIRYPNSLDTTSWAWRGPGVLKVLWLTASQPCSIVDVEFLPVYHPSPEESRNPTLYANNVQRVMAQALGIPATECEFVGSLPVIVVGRLKVALEPQLWELGKVLRKAGLSPGHVDAGAEPGRSRMISQEEFARQLQLSDPQTVAGAFNYFQQDAKGLVDFRDVALALAALDGGRSLEELTRLAFELFAEEQVEAPDRLLYQDGFSTILHLLLGSPRPAAATLHAELCRGGPHQGLSLCQFQDFSLHDPLHGKLFSTYLRPSQKPHASSPGTPTALANGTVQAPKQKGD; encoded by the exons ATGGGGCGATGGATAGCTCGAAGGTGTGGAAGAATGGACAGGGTGAGGACGGAGAACTGCAGAGGACCCGGGGGAAGGGGAGACGGAAAATACTGGGAATGCGGTTTGCATCCTGCGGAGGCCGATGAACTAGGATGGAGGTGGCGGCTACGGAAAGccggcggtgggggtgggggcgtacTGAGTGCTTCTCGGAGGCTCGGAATTAGAGGGAAGAGGTTTCTAGACCCAGAGCCTGCGCCCCTTTGGCCatccaacacccccccccctttcccactccccccacccctgcactgcAGCACCTCCTGGTGGGGGGTAGGGCGGCTTCGAAAGGGGCAGGCTACAGGAAGTGGAGGGCCGCACCAGCCTAGGGGGAACTGGGGAAGGGTGTGGGAAGGGAGTGTCCAAGGTTTCTGCTGCCCTCACCGCCCCAAGGCTGGCTCCTGGGGCTCGGTTTGTTTACCTGCGCTCTCCCCAGGGCAGCCCAAGGAGTCACCCTGGCTCCTGGCAACCCCTACCCTGCGGAATAGGGCCAAGCTCTTGTTTCCCCCATCCTCCAGCCCTGGGGGAGTGCTG TTCTGCCTCCTGGGGGCACTGCTGGCCCCCATCCGAGTGCTTCTAGCCTTTATcgtcctctttctcctctggccCTTTGCCTGGCTGCAAGTAGCTGGTCTCACCGAGGAGCAGCTTCAGGAACCAATTACAGGATGGCGGAA GACCGTGTGCCACAATGGGGTGCTGGGTCTCAGCCGCCTGCTCTTTTTCCTGCTGGGCTTCCTTCGAATTCGAGTTCGGGGCCAGCGGGCCTCTCGCCTTCAAGCCCCCGTCCTTGTTGCCGCTCCCCACTCTACTTTCTTCGACCCCATTGTCCTGCTGCCCTGTGACCTGCCCAAGGTTGTGTCCCGTGCTGAGAACCTTTCTGTGCCTGTCATTGGAG CCCTTCTTCGCTTCAACCAAGCCATCCTAGTATCCCGGCACGACCCGGCTTCTCGGCGCAGAGTAGTGGAGGAGGTCCGAAGGCGGGCTACCTCAGGAGGCAAGTGGCCCCAG gtacTATTCTTTCCTGAGGGCACCTGTTCCAACAAGAAGGCTTTGCTTAAATTCAAACCAG GAGCCTTCATCGCAGGGGTTCCTGTGCAACCTGTCCTCATCCGATACCCCAACAGTCTG GACACCACCAGCTGGGCATGGAGGGGCCCTGGAGT ACTTAAAGTCCTCTGGCTCACAGCCTCTCAGCCCTGCAGCATCGTGGACGTGGAG TTCCTCCCTGTGTACCACCCCAGCCCAGAGGAGAGCAGGAATCCCACCCTCTATGCCAACAATGTCCAGAGGGTTATGGCACA GGCCCTGGGCATTCCAGCCACTGAGTGTGAGTTTGTAGGGAGCTTGCCTGTGATCGTGGTGGGCCGGCTGAAGGTAGCACTGGAGCCACAGCTCTGGGAACTGGGAAAGGTGCTTCGGAAGGCTGG GCTGTCCCCTGGCCATGTGGACGCTGGGGCAGAGCCAGGCCGGAGTCGAATGATCAGCCAGGAGGAGTTTGCCAGGCAGCTACAGCTCTCTGACCCCCAGACGGTGGCTGGAGCCTTTAACTACTTTCAGCAG GATGCCAAGGGTTTGGTGGACTTTAGAGATGTGGCCTTGGCACTGGCAGCTCTGGATGGGGGCAGGAGCCTGGAGGAGCTGACTCGCCTGGCCTTTGAG CTCTTTGCCGAGGAGCAAGTAGAAGCACCCGACCGCCTGCTGTACCAAGACGGCTTCAGCACCATCCTGCACCTGCTGCTAGGGTCACCCCGCCCTGCTGCTGCGACTTTGCATGCTGAGCTGTGCCGGGGGGGACCCCACCAGGGCCTCTCCCTCT GTCAGTTCCAGGACTTCTCCCTCCACGATCCGCTCCACGGGAAGCTCTTCAGCACCTACCTGCGCCCCTCCCAGAAACCACATGCCTCatccccaggcacccccactgcTCTGGCCAACGGGACTGTGCAAGCTCCCAAGCAGAAGGGCGACTGA